In the genome of Populus trichocarpa isolate Nisqually-1 chromosome 6, P.trichocarpa_v4.1, whole genome shotgun sequence, one region contains:
- the LOC127905432 gene encoding uncharacterized protein LOC127905432: MAVARQQTLKELAAPNVENQPLCINIENNVNFELKSGFIHLLPTFNGLAGEDPHTHLKEFHMVCIGMKPNGVDEEQVKLKAFPFSLKGAAKTWLFSILPGSIGTWNAMKKIFLEKYFPASRVANIRKEICGIRQSHGETLSEYWERFEQLCIQCPHHQIPDQLLIQYFYEGLMPTDRSIIDAASGGALVDKTPEAARQLISNMAANSKQFGTRGDFSNKRVNEVSVSNLENKVNDLTSLVRSLACGNVQQVKVCSICSLQGHASDMCPTMQEDYIEQANTVDGAFNGQPQRKYDPFSTTYNPGWRDHPNLRYGNPPQQSNQGRQFHPHGFQSQQNYQARQPPPPFTNSNVMGSSSNDDLREMMKTLASNTVTLQQNVMSFQQETRSSIHNLEKQMGQVASSVGKLEAQMNGKLPSQSLNPKENVSAIMLRSGKELEEQRSKQIEIEKEEEIETELSRKKKHPPLSQTETMTITPKVSPNSINSSFQLIPPFPVNSSRSKKEDKEKEILEVFKKVELNIPLLDAIKQIPKYAKFLKELCTTKRAFKLNGHETVSMGEVVSAIVLKNMPLKQKDPGAFTIPCVIGNASFNRALCDLGASISVMPKQVYDSLSLEPLNKTSIVIQLADRSFVYPLGVIEDVLVKIDSLVIPCDFYILDMEHDSCDSSNNTPILFGRPFLKTANAKIDCGKDTLSMEVGDEKIEFNFHDAMTYPYSNVYSITCYDQVDKCVQQVCGLSVALSYGYDFTKIKEMKRHICVPQNVYQSALALQALQTILHDVGVIPPITDSEWVASILLVPKKTGTTLEEIRNDAYENARIYKEKTKNLHDRMLTRKEFHVGDKVLLYHSRLKLFPGKLRSRWIGPFVVSNVFPYGAVEITSLETNKVLKVNGHRLKPFYEGWTVELTASVELAEPIYEE; this comes from the coding sequence atggctgttgcacgacaacaaacactcaaggagcttgctgctcctaacgtggaaaatcagccactgtgcataaacatcgaaaataatgtaaactttgagctcaaatctggttttatacatttgctaccaacattcaatggtcttgcaggagaagatcctcatactcatctcaaggagttccatatggtttgcattggcatgaaaccgaatggagttgacgaagaacaggttaagttgaaagctttccctttctctttaaaaggggcagcaaagacatggcttttctctattctcccaggttccattggaacttggaatgccatgaagaagattttccttgagaagtacttcccagcatctcgagttgccaacataaggaaagaaatatgtgggattcggcaatctcatggagagacactctccgaatattgggaaagatttgagcaactctgcattcaatgtcctcatcatcaaatacccgatcagctgctcattcaatacttttatgaaggattgatgcctactgaccgtagtatcattgatgctgcaagtggaggggcattggtagataagacacccgaggctgcacgccaattgatctcaaacatggcagccaactcgaaacaatttggcactcgtggagacttctcaaacaaacgagtaaatgaggtaagtgtttctaaccttgaaaataaagttaatgatcttacttctcttgtgcgttctttggcttgtggaaatgtgcagcaggtgaaagtttgtagcatatgctccttacaaggacatgcctcagatatgtgcccaacaatgcaagaagattacattgaacaggctaatacagttgatggagcattcaatggacaaccccaacgtaaatatgatcccttttccaccacatacaatcctggatggagagatcatcccaacttacgctatgggaacccacctcaacaaagcaatcaaggccgacaattccatccccatggatttcaatcccaacagaattatcaagcaagacaaccccctcctccattcacaaactccaatgttatggggtcgtcatccaatgatgatcttcgtgagatgatgaaaactttggcttctaacactgtgaccttacaacaaaatgtcatgtcttttcaacaggaaacacggtcaagtattcacaacttggaaaagcaaatggggcaagtagcttcaagtgtagggaaattggaggcacaaatgaatggaaagttacCCTCCCAatcattgaatccaaaagagaatgttagtgcgatcatgttgcgaagtgggaaagaacttgaagagcaaaggtcgaaacaaattgagattgagaaagaagaagagatagaaaccgaattgagtagaaagaagaaacatcctccTCTTTCCCAAACTGAAACAATGACCATTACTCCGAAGGTAAGTCCtaactcaattaattccagttttCAActaattccaccctttcctgtgaattcttctaggtcaaagaaagaggacaaagaaaaagagattttagaggttttcaagaaagtggaactcaacattcctttgcttgatgctatcaagcaaattccgaagtatgccaaattcttgaaggagttgtgtactaccaagagagctttcaaattgAATGGTCAcgaaacggtaagtatgggtgaagttgtatctgctattgttctaaagaatatgcctttgaagcaaaaggacccaggtgcgtttactatcccatgtgttattggtaatgctagttttaacaGGGCCTTAtgtgatttaggtgcatccattagtgttatgcctaaacaagtttatgattctcttagtcttgagcctttgaataaaactagtattgtaatacaacttgcggatcgtagttttgtttatccacttggtgtgatagaagatgtcctagtcaagattgatagtttggttattccatgtgatttttatattcttgatatggaacatgattcttgtgattcatcaaacaacactcctatattgtttgggagaccatttttgaaaactgccaatgcaaagattgattgtggtaaggatactttatctatggaggtaggagatgaaaaaatagaatttaattttcatgatgcaatgacatatccttatagcaatgtttattctatcacatgctatgaccaagttgataagtgtgtgcagcaagtttgtggattaagcgtagctttgagctatggctatgattttaccaagataaaagagatgaagaggcatatatgtgttccccaaaacgtgtaccaatcagcattggctttgcaagctttgcaaactatCCTCCATGATGTAGGAGTCATTCCCCCCATCacggacagtgaatgggtggcaTCAATCCTTTTGGTACCCAAAAAGACCGGAACCACGTTAGAAGaaattcgaaatgatgcttacgagaatgcaaggatttacaaagaaaagactaagaatcttcatgaccgaatgcttacaagaaaggagtttcatgttggagacaaagtccttctttatcattcgcgtttgaaactttttcctggaaagttacgctctcgttggattggaccatttgttgtttctaatgtttttccttatggtgcagttgaaattacaagtttagaaaccaataaagtactcaaggtcaatgggcatcgcttgaaacctttctatgaaggttggacggtaGAACTCACTgcttctgtggagttagctgaaccaatctatgaagaatga